TTTGCGCATGCAATTGAGGCGGTTTACCCGGTGGCTTACACGCTCAAGTTTATGAGCAAGCAGCAGCTGGATAAGGATTACGTGGTCCCGCCAATGGAGGGGCTGTGGTGGGCAGATGATATGTCGGTGTATGCGTCTGGCGACAAAAGCCAGTGGGACTGGACGGTGCTACTGATGGTGCCGGACTGGATTACCGACGAAATGTTTGAAGCGGCTAAGCAAAAAGTTGCGAGCAAGAAAGAAGTACCGGTGCATTTGGATAAGATTCGACTAGAAACTTTGGCTGAGGGTACATGCGTACAGACGCTACACATTGGATCATTTGATAACGAAGGCCCGGTGCTAAGTGAGATGCACAACACCTACATCCCGGAGCACGGTTACAAGATGACCGGTAGGCATCACGAAATTTATATGAGTGATATGCGCCGCGTACCGGAAGACAAGTTGAAGACGATTTTGCGTCAGCCGGTAGAGAAGATTTAGCGCATGAAGAGTGTCGTGTTTTCGGGCTCATTACGGTATGCGGATCAGATGTCACAGTGGGTTCAGGAGTTACAGGGTCGTGGCGTTAAGGCGTATGCGCCACAACAAAAGCAGCCTCAAGACTGGAACCAGCTGCCCGATGCGGATCGCCGCAAGTTGCAGCTTAGGTTTATTAACGAGCATAATCAAGCAATAGACGATTATGATGTTTTATTTGTGTTTAATCCTGAGGGGAGAGTCGGCAATAGTGTAACGCTGGAGGTTGGTTACGCCCTGGCTAAAGCCAAGCCGGTATATGCGATGACACGTGATAGCGAGCTTGGTCGCGATGTGTTGTACGCTGGGTATTGCAAATCTGTTGAGGGGCTCATTCAGCAATTATCTGTTTGACATTCAAAACGGCAGCGTGCTAGGCTGCCTGCAATGAATACAGTAACCAACCACAAGTTTTGGCATTTTGGACTCGCTCTGGACGGCGAGCCGGTGGTTGGTGTTACTCAAAATTAAGCAATCGTAAAGCTTTAAACACAAACCACCCGCCCGCTCTCCAGAGCGGGTTCTTTGTACCTACGACCAAAGGAGGTGAGCTCATGCCGCACGGCTTCGAGTTCGATCCGCACAAGTGGTAGCAGCTACCACCTTGTAGTAACGTAGGACATCTCGGTTAACTTGAGTTGGTTTGGGTTGGCCGACTGGGTGGGGCGCGTTTATAGCGCGCTCCACCCACAACATAAGGTAATATAGGAAATATCATGTTTAAGACTTACGCAAAGCTATTAAAAGAGTTTGTCGCGCTTAAAAGCATCTCTACCGACGAGCGGTTTTTACCGGAAATGGATAAGACGGTGAAGTGGCTTAAGGATTTGTTTGAGCAAAATGGCTTTACGGTAACGTTGCTTACAGACAAGGAGTGTAGCCCGGTGGTGGTGGCGCGATACGACGCCGGAAAGCCGCGAACAACTCTGGTTTACGGCCACTACGACGTGCAGCCCGCCGAGGTCAGCCAGGGATGGAACGGCGATCCGTTTGATCTGCGCGAGGACAAGGGGCGACTGATTGGTCGCGGATCGGTGGATAATAAAGGGCAGATACTGGCTCACATGGTGGCGGTATTTGAGCGCATCAAGGATGGTTCGTTAGACGCAAACACAATCTTTTTGATTGAAGGTAATGAAGAGACCACCAACCCTTGCCTAGACAGAATGATTGAGCAGAACAAAGAGCTGTTGGCTTGCGATGAGCTGTTGGTATCGGATGGCGACATGACCAACAATCGACCGACGCTCGAAGCGACCTTGCGCGGTGGTTACAACCTGCGGGTTAAAGTGCGGACCGCTCGCACCGATATGCACTCCGGCTTGGTTGGAGGCGCGGTACCGAATGCAGCCAAGGTGCTTGCAGACGCCTTGGCGAGCTTGACCGATCAGCGAGGGCGCGTTTTGGTAGATGGTTTTTACGATGGCATGGTTGAGCCGACCGAAGCGATCCGCTTGGCCAACGCCAAAATCGCTAAGACCATGAATGCCGATCAGCACTTTGGTGTAAAGCAGCTGGTAACGGCCAACGAAGTTGATTTCTACACTCAAACCGGCCTGTATCCGACCCTGCAGATAAGTGGCATTAACTCCGGTTATACCGGCGTTGGTTATGCCAACATTGTGCCTGCCACCGCTGAAGGTAGAGTTAATGTTCGCACGGTGGTAGGCCAGGATGTGTTGAAAAATGCACAGGCGGTTAAGTCGCACCTACTCGCGGCGCTGCCAGATTATACCGTGGCAACCATTGATTGGACCGGCGAGCATGGCGCGGTTGAGCTCAACCTAAAAACAGAGGCGGCTCAGCGATCCCGCGGCTTGCTAGCCGAGACGTATGGCGGGGAGGTGGTCACCTCTTACGTTGGTGGCGCGATCCCAATTGTGGCCGATTTTCAACGACTGCTGGGAGTTGACCCCCTACTTGTGCCGTTTGCAAACGATGATTGCAACATGCACGGGGCCAACGAGAACTTTCGGATTGATCTGGCGCGCAAGTCGCTCGAGTTTAGCTACAGTTGGTTTGGCGCCCCGGCAGAGTAGCTTGCTATACTGGTAGGCATGAAGAACGCTTTGATTTTACATGGTACCGATGCCGACCACACCAGCCACTGGTTTAGCTGGCTGGGGGAGCAGCTGGAGCAAGCGGGCTACAAGGCCTGGGTGCCAGATCTGCCGGGTGCAGATTATCCTTCGATTGAGCGCTATAATGATTTTTTGCTGAGCTCAGAGTTTGAGTTCAGTCAGGAGACCATTATCGTTGGCCACTCTTCGGGTGCGGTTGAGGTGTTGGGGCTTTTAAATGATGAGCGGTTTAAGGCCGTAGTAAAGGCCTGTTTTATGGTCGGAGTCTTTGAAGGTGATCTGGGATGGGACAAGCTGGTTGGCATGAAAGCGGATTTTGATTATGAGGCCATTAAGTCTAAGTCAAAACGGTTTGTGGTGATCCATTCCGATAACGACCCGCACTGTCCGCTTGAAGGGGCCAAACGAATTGCCGGCAAGCTGGAGGCTGAGTTTATTATGATTCCGGGCCAGGGCCACTTTTCAGCTAAAGATAACGCGGAGTATGTTAAGTTCCCTAAACTACTTAAGATCGTTGAAGAAACAGTCCTATAGAGGTTTAGTGACGAACTATTCGAATAAGTCTGAAGACGAGATATATTGCGCCTGTAATAACCACGAGGTCAAATAGGCTAATTATTAGGTTAATAGCCGAGATGATAACAGCGCTTTTAACCACTGGCTCAGCTAAATTGGTGTAGGCAATAAGTGGTAACGGAAGACCGCCGATATAGTTGGCGGTAGCAAGCCAAGAACTGGTGGCTTCGGGATGATAAAGAATAACCGATAATAAAAATACCCCAACCCCAAAAGTAAACGCGCGCTTAAAATTCATTACTTTGTGATGTCTCAATATTTAAAGTATGTTGCCCTTCGCCGCCGTGAGTATGTGGCATGAATACACTGATTAAAACAATAGTGCCGATTCCAACTAAAAAGGGCAGAGTCAACTTGCCGCCACTGTGGCGTCGGTGCTGCAAGTCGGGAATAATATCGGCGGCGGCAATGTACAAAAACATACCGGCGGCCAGACCAAGTAAGAGGCCTTGAGTTGGCTCGGTAATCTCCCCCACTAGGATAACCATCACAGCTCCTAATACAGCGGTAAGCCCAGATAGCCCATTTAAGACTAGAGCCCGCATCTTGCTCATGCCAGCCTTAGTGAGGATGGCGTAATCGGCCACTTCTTGGGGAATTTCGTGAGCGGCAATTGCCAGAGTGGCGGCAAAACCCAGGGCTGGATCGGCCAAAAAGGCAATCGCAATGGCAATACCATCAACCAAGTTGTGTAGTCCGTCGCCAACCACAACCAGCCACCCGGCCGGCCGCACGTGGTCTTTGTGAGGGTGACCTGACCCGTCATCGGTTTGAGGGTGGTGGTGCAGACGGCTAAACAGACGGTCTAGGTAAAAGAAGGTTACAAATCCAAATAAAGCGGCGTAGAGGGGTGCCGGACTACCTGGATTAGCCTCGATCGCTTCTGGTACAAATTGCAGAATGGAACTGGTTAATAAAACTCCGCCGGCAAAGCTCAAAAAGTACAGCTCATGCTGCCTGACCCAGCGTTGCGGAATGGCTACAATTACCAAAACCGCAATTAGGCTAACGGCGGTAGTGGCAAGTAGGGCGTAAAGGGCGTTAATGTCCATGATGAAACTATAATATCATGGCTATCAGATACGGTGGTGTTTCCCTAGCTTGAAGGACAGGTCTAGAATCTTCTGCGCAGTTAAATTTTGGGCCGATACCGGTTGGCCAATTACCACGCTGCACTGGCGAATCCAGCCACGTTTATGCCATAAAACGCTAGCTGGCAGGATATCGCAGTCAACATTTTGGGCTAGTACTGCAACTCCAGATCTGGCCGGCCTGCCCCGCCACGGCGATCGCTTGCCTTCTGGAAAAATAAAAATGGTTTGGCTTTTTAATAGCAATTGTTCGGCAACTCGTAAGCCGTAAGGCAGGCGTTTGTGCTGAAAGGCTGGAAAGCTACCGCACAGTAACAAAATAATATTGAGTGGAAAAAAGAAAAGGTCGTTAGCGGTAAAAAAACGATACGGCATTAGCTTAAAGTAGGCTCGCCAGGGCAAGCTGCTTAAGACCAAGAAGTGGTCCATACGACACTGGTGGTTGGACGATATGATTAAGGGGCGGTCACGATTAATATGGGTTGGTTGCCAGAGCGATTGGGACTTGCGGACAAACAGAGGCGCGACCATGCGAGTTGGTAGCCAAAGAATGGACTGGGTGATAACCACCATAGCAACAAACCACCGGCTCTCAAGCAGTGATTCAGGGGCGGGGTCGGTAATGGTGTTTGATTTGCTACGGTTCATCAAGCTGTTATTATGATCATAGATTTAGAAGCAAAACGCAAACCTCTTATGAAGCGACTTTTCTACAGCCGACTGCATCGCCATATCCTGGGTAAGCCCGAGCAGCGTTTGCGATCCTACATTACCGATCACCCTGGCCATCTAGATGCCGCCCAGCGACTTCATGCCGAGGTTTATTTGGCGAAGGGCTACATTTATGAACAAGATGTTAATGGCGACGGAAAAATAAATGATATAGCTGATCCACATAAAGACGGTTCAACCTATTTTGTGACCACACGCATAAACGAAGGTGGCAAAGAGGAGGTGGTAGCTTCTGCTCGTCATATTCGTAGTCATAAAAAAGGTGGTAGTGACCTTCCCCTGCTTCAACAAGCTAGTATTGAGCAAAAATATCGCCAAGAAATTCAGGGTTATCTGCCGTCACAATGTGTAGAGGTGTCGGCCTTGGTTAAGAGGCGGGGCTTTGGCATGGTGGCTAGCTTACTGCTTTATCGCGAAATGTGGCGACATAGCCGCGATCGAGGGGATAAGCTATGGCTGATGGCTTGTAGTCCGGCCTTACTAAAGCGACTGCAGCAGCTGTTTGGCTCAACTCTAATCCAGATTGGACCACCCACGCCGTATACCGGTGAAGAAATCATTCCGGTTATGCTTAAAGTAGAGGAGGGGGAGGCGCGGTTGCGGCGCGAGGCCCGCCGCAGTTGGCATCCGGGGCGACGATTTTTGTATCGCGAGCTACTAGCCTTCTTTACCGCTGACGATCATTTTTTGCTGAGGCAGTATGACTGATTGGATGATTGCTTTAGGATTTGCGGTGGCATGGGTTGTTACCTTTAAGCCGGCTTGGAGGTTGCTAATTCGCTTGGTGGTAGCGGCAAGCCAGCCAGACTTCCGCTTAACCAATGGTCGATTTTGGCTTGATTTTGCACTCTACCGGCTGATTATTTTTGTTCCTTACGTCATACCGCTAGTATTTGCTAGTAGGCTACCAAATTTATTGGTTCAACTAATATGGGCCTGGATCGGTTTGAGCATTATCGTATCGTTTGGTCGAATCGTTGGGGTCAAACAACTGGTTTCAGGATTGTGGCAGGTATACGGTTTGGTTTACGACGGTTTACTCAACCTCTATCCTTATCGGCATTTGCTTGAGCTGACGCGAGACCGGTTAGAACTGAGTAGTGCCAACAGGCTTTTAGATGTTGGTTGCGGTACCGGTAATTTATTGCAGTTGGTCGAGCCGACCGAGGGTGCAGAATTGGTTGGGGTGGATAGTTCGAGCGTGATGCTGTCGCGAGCTCGGCGCAAGCTGGGCGGAAGAGCCGAGCTGGTTAATAGTGAGCTGATTGAGTTTTTAGGTTTACAGCCCGACGCATCATATGATCGAGTGGCTCTAGTAAATGTGGCCTACGCGGTACCGAATCGTGAAGAGTTGTGGCGGCAGTGCTTGCGGGTGGTTAAGCCAACCGGTCGGATTGTCATGACCACCTCGATCGCGCCGGGTAGTAAGGTGATTGTGCAGGAGCATCTACGCCATGACCGTTGGTGGCGCCTGCTCCACCCCAAGTTATTAATGGTCGGGCTGGTCGACTTACTAATAAGTGAGCTGTCTCGTTCGGCGGTGTTTGAGTTCCCACCCCAAAAGCAGTTGATAGGCGAGATTCAACGCGCGGGTGGCCGCTGCAGCCAGATTGAACGCTGCTACGGCGGCCGAGAACAAGGCGTCAACATCATCTGCACCATTACCCGCTAGACACCTGAAATATGCTAATATGAGCATGTGCTAAGCATAAGCTCAATATTGACGGTATTGGTGGTGCTGTCGCTGGTGGTACTGGGCGTTTTTACGGTTCAAACCAACCCTCGTCAGCGGGCCAATCAGTATTTTGGCCTAGTCTGTTGTTTTATCACCATTTGGGTGTCTGTAAATTACTTGGCCGACTCAGACCCTTCTCGTGCTCTGCTATGGACCCGCCTGGCTTTTTGGTCGGCAGCTCTGGCAATGGGCAGTTTTGTGCTGTTCGCCAACGTGTTTCCTCGGCGCGTATTCCGCGGCCGGTGGTTCATGGTGGCGGTGAGCGTGGTAACAATGGGCGCAGCGGTTATTACTTTGTTGCCGGACTTTGTACCCGAAGCGGTGTATGACGGCACCACGTCTAACGTTATTACCGGGCCACTGTACCCACTATTTATTTGGTACTTTATTGGCTCAATGCTCCTGGCCTTTGCGCTATTGATTAGAGCAGAGCGCCGCGAACGAGGAGCGGCTCGCGAAAGAGTGCGGTTTGTGTTTGCCGGGGTCTTATTGATGGTGGCAGCCACCTCACTGACCAATCTGTTTTTACCGTTAATAATTGGATCCAACCCCTGGGCCCGCTATGGCTCATTCTTTACCGTGGCCTTTGTGGCCTTTACCTCATATGCCATAGTTAAGCACCGATTGTTTAACGTGCGAGCGGTGGTGGCGCGGTCGGTAGCATACACCTTGCTGATCTTTACTCTCGCTGGTGGTTACAGTCTAGCGGTGTTTGGGGTGTCAATTTACCTGTTTCCAGAAAACCAAAATAGCTTAGAACAAAATCTTACCTATATTGTGCTGGCGGTGTTACTGGCGGTGACCTTCCAGCCGCTTAAGGCCTTTTTTGAACGTGTCACCGACCGCTTTTTGTTCCGTGATCACTACGACAGTCAGGAGCTAATCAACCACCTTGGCAACGTTATGGTGGGTGAGCTTGAGCTGGAGCGGCTGATGTCTAAGTCACTCAAAATCCTGGGCGAGCACCTTAAGGTGGCGCACGCTCATTTGTACGTCTTTGACGACAACCGAATCTACCGGGTGGCGCACTACGGTAGTATCCCTCAGCGACTACCAACCGCTGCCAGGTTGCAGCTGCTACGCCATCGCTTGGCGGTAGCCGACGAGCTGGAGCGAGGTAAAGAAAAGGAGATTTTAGAAACCTTTAATATGCGCGTGTCGCTGCACTTAAGAACCAAAGGCGAGTTCGTTGGGTACCTGCTGCTGGGCGACAAACTTAATGGCGACATTTACATTCAACAAGACATCCAGGTGCTTGAGATTATTGGGCAGGAGCTGGCGGTAGCCATAACCAACGCCAAGGCCTACGACGAGATTGCTCACTTTAACGCCACCTTGCAGCAAAAAGTCGATAGCGCTACCGCTCAGCTGCGTTCGGCCAACGCCCGCCTCAAAGAGCTGGACTCGGCTAAGGACGAGTTTATCTCGATGGCCTCACACCAGCTGCGCACGCCACTTACCACCATTAAGGGGTATCTGTCGATGGTGGTTGAAGGCGATGCCGGCAAGCTTAGCCGACAGCAAAAGGAGTTTTTGGGGTACGCCTATGACAGCTCTCAGCAGATGTCGAGCTTAATTGCCGATCTGCTTAATGTATCAAGAATGTCGGCCGGCAAGTTCTTTATTGAAAAAACCGCTACCAATCTAGTTAAACTGGTTGAAGAAGAGGTGAGGCAGCTGCAGTCGCAAGCTAAGACCAAGGGTCTTGAGTTGATCTTTGAACGGCCAAAGGGTGACATGCCGACGATGCAGCTAGACGATAGTAAGACTCGCCAGGTGGTAATGAACTTTATTGATAATGCTATTCATTACACCAAGGCTGGGTCGGTTCGGGTGGTCTTGGAGCGGCATAAAAACCAGGTTAAGCTGACGGTGGTCGATACCGGTATTGGGGTGCCGGCAGCGGCTCGGCCAAAGCTGTTTTCTAAGTTTTATCGTGCTCAAAATGCTCAGAATGTCCGACCAGATGGTACCGGCCTGGGTTTGTTCCTGGCCAAACGGGTAGTTGAGGACCAGGGTGGTACAATAATATTTGAGAGTACCGAGGGTAAGGGTAGTACCTTTGGGTTCACGTTACCAATTTCAGAATCTAAGTGAGGCTAAATATGACTAGAATGAGCAATCCCCAGGATAGCCAAGCGCTACCACAGCAAGCCGAACAAAACGGCAAACGCATTTTAATCGTTGAAGATGATCCGTTTATCTCGCGCATGTATACGGCCAAGTTGCAAACGGCCGGATTTGTAATTGAACTTTCGAGTAATGGCCGAGATGCTTACGAAAAGCTTAAATCGCAGGAATATGACCTGTTGCTAATGGACATTAACATACCGGAGCTAACCGGTTTTGAGGTACTAAAGGCGCTAAAAAATGACGGTCGATCCGACATTGCTAAAAAGGCTATCGTGCTCACAAACTCAGCCAACCCCGAGGATCATGGCTTGGCAGATCAGCTCGGGGTTGAGTATATGGTCAAGTCTGAGCTGACGCCGCACCAGGTGCTGGAGCGGATCAACCAGAAACTTGGCTTATAGCTGAGTTGTCGGAGGGGTTTGTGGAGGAGTCGGCTGAGTTGGGGCGGCTGGCTGAGCTGGTGTTGCCTGTGCGGCTACCGGACCAACGTATTGGGACTTACCGAAGCCGATAATAAGGTATCCGATTGGTGAAAACAGGAAGTTACCCAAGATGCCAAACAAAGCATCTTTACCAAAGGCCTTGGCGGTATCAAGCGCGATCACTACGGCAATGACGATGTTAACAAACGGGATGAAGAACAGTAGTAGCCACCAGCCCGGGCGACCAATTATCTGCAGCATTACGTAGACGTTATAAATCGGAACGATTGATGCCCAGCCCGGTTTTCCGGCCTTGGTAAACATCTTCCACATTGCCACAATTGCAACAACGGTAATTGCTACTGCAAAGATAGTCCAAAACATTAGCATGGCGGTAACAGCGCCGTCTACTTGCGGAGTAGCGGTTGCGTAGCTACTGGTGTCATAGGTAGTAGTTGATTCCATTGGGTATTCCTAACTTTTAGTAATCTAAAATAAGCATAACCATAATATGGGGTTATGGCAAGTTTAACCAAGATTTTGACTTGTATTAATTTATCAACTAGGTTATCTTTTTATGGATGAAAAACTATCCGCCCAAGCGAATAGACCAAGCCGCCTAGGGGCGGCTTTTTTCTTGCCCATTCACAACCGAGAGGACAAAATGAGGTCAAACCTGGTGCGCTGGGATTTTGAAGTAAGCGTCGATATTCAGGCAAAGGCGGTTAATCGAGCGAGTATTCAGTACACCCTGTTGGTGCGCTGCCCGCTCTGCTCAAGCTTGCATCAGCAGCTTAGTCCGGTCTTTTCCGCCCTTAATCGGGCCAACTACCGGCATGTTGATGAGCGAATGAAGTATCGCATGGTCATTAAGGATGATGACGGCGACATCGTTGAGGTGATCGAATGGGTGACTCGCCAGAACATCGGTCACGAAACTCGTAACTTTATGACCGGTACCTGGAATTGCTCCGATTGTGGCATCAACTTTGGTCTGACCGCGACCGAGCAGCGCCAGGTGCTCAAGGATGTAACCGATAAGGTTACGGTAGAGGCAATTGACGAAGAGATCATTCGTCTCGAAAAAGCCATATCGGGCGATCCGGCGACATCGAGAGGTCACAAAAAGCGCTACTGGTACCTCATGACAACTTAGTCCCCGTGGGGTCCCTACGGGGACTCCATCGATTAAACGGTTGTTTTTGGGGTTATCATGCTATAATCAAGCTGCAGAAAGATTCGTAGTTATGAGTTCGTGAGTTTGTATCGCAGTTCAGCCGCTACGCATAGGTCGAGCTGCGTGATAAAGAAGGAAAACTCATGGCAAACAAGCTATACGTAGGTAACCTATCCTACAGCATGACCTCAGATGACCTACGCGAGACCTTTTCGGCTCATGGTACGGTTCAGTCGGCCGACGTGATCAGCGATCGCGACTCCGGTCGGTCAAAGGGCTTTGGTTTTGTAGAGATGTCATCGGACGAAGAGGCTGAGGCCGCCATCAAGGCGCTCAACGGTCAGGACGTTCAAGGCCGTCAGCTGACGGTTAGCATCGC
This window of the Patescibacteria group bacterium genome carries:
- a CDS encoding M20/M25/M40 family metallo-hydrolase, which gives rise to MFKTYAKLLKEFVALKSISTDERFLPEMDKTVKWLKDLFEQNGFTVTLLTDKECSPVVVARYDAGKPRTTLVYGHYDVQPAEVSQGWNGDPFDLREDKGRLIGRGSVDNKGQILAHMVAVFERIKDGSLDANTIFLIEGNEETTNPCLDRMIEQNKELLACDELLVSDGDMTNNRPTLEATLRGGYNLRVKVRTARTDMHSGLVGGAVPNAAKVLADALASLTDQRGRVLVDGFYDGMVEPTEAIRLANAKIAKTMNADQHFGVKQLVTANEVDFYTQTGLYPTLQISGINSGYTGVGYANIVPATAEGRVNVRTVVGQDVLKNAQAVKSHLLAALPDYTVATIDWTGEHGAVELNLKTEAAQRSRGLLAETYGGEVVTSYVGGAIPIVADFQRLLGVDPLLVPFANDDCNMHGANENFRIDLARKSLEFSYSWFGAPAE
- a CDS encoding ZIP family metal transporter; amino-acid sequence: MDINALYALLATTAVSLIAVLVIVAIPQRWVRQHELYFLSFAGGVLLTSSILQFVPEAIEANPGSPAPLYAALFGFVTFFYLDRLFSRLHHHPQTDDGSGHPHKDHVRPAGWLVVVGDGLHNLVDGIAIAIAFLADPALGFAATLAIAAHEIPQEVADYAILTKAGMSKMRALVLNGLSGLTAVLGAVMVILVGEITEPTQGLLLGLAAGMFLYIAAADIIPDLQHRRHSGGKLTLPFLVGIGTIVLISVFMPHTHGGEGQHTLNIETSQSNEF
- a CDS encoding 1-acyl-sn-glycerol-3-phosphate acyltransferase codes for the protein MNRSKSNTITDPAPESLLESRWFVAMVVITQSILWLPTRMVAPLFVRKSQSLWQPTHINRDRPLIISSNHQCRMDHFLVLSSLPWRAYFKLMPYRFFTANDLFFFPLNIILLLCGSFPAFQHKRLPYGLRVAEQLLLKSQTIFIFPEGKRSPWRGRPARSGVAVLAQNVDCDILPASVLWHKRGWIRQCSVVIGQPVSAQNLTAQKILDLSFKLGKHHRI
- a CDS encoding methyltransferase domain-containing protein; its protein translation is MTDWMIALGFAVAWVVTFKPAWRLLIRLVVAASQPDFRLTNGRFWLDFALYRLIIFVPYVIPLVFASRLPNLLVQLIWAWIGLSIIVSFGRIVGVKQLVSGLWQVYGLVYDGLLNLYPYRHLLELTRDRLELSSANRLLDVGCGTGNLLQLVEPTEGAELVGVDSSSVMLSRARRKLGGRAELVNSELIEFLGLQPDASYDRVALVNVAYAVPNREELWRQCLRVVKPTGRIVMTTSIAPGSKVIVQEHLRHDRWWRLLHPKLLMVGLVDLLISELSRSAVFEFPPQKQLIGEIQRAGGRCSQIERCYGGREQGVNIICTITR
- a CDS encoding response regulator, with the protein product MTRMSNPQDSQALPQQAEQNGKRILIVEDDPFISRMYTAKLQTAGFVIELSSNGRDAYEKLKSQEYDLLLMDINIPELTGFEVLKALKNDGRSDIAKKAIVLTNSANPEDHGLADQLGVEYMVKSELTPHQVLERINQKLGL
- a CDS encoding RNA-binding protein — protein: MANKLYVGNLSYSMTSDDLRETFSAHGTVQSADVISDRDSGRSKGFGFVEMSSDEEAEAAIKALNGQDVQGRQLTVSIARPKAN